In Burkholderia sp. GAS332, one DNA window encodes the following:
- a CDS encoding nucleoside ABC transporter membrane protein codes for MILPYRLEARTTPSRTMQLAVPLIAALLTLAIGFLIFSLVGRDPLEAMHAFFIEPLSSVNGWSELLLKASPLCLIGLGLAIGYRANVWNIGAEGQMLLGGIAASGVAIYFDQATGWWILPTMMIAGVLGGMAWAAIPALLKSRFNTNEILVSLMLTYVATQLLIYLVSGPWRDPQGMNFPLSEMFSGDALYPTFAGDWHWKWLHGTRLNASVFVTLIAIPCVWLFMRKSFAGYRMNVGGLAPLAARYAGFSDKKTIWTSLLISGGLAGLAGMGEIAGPIGQLQATWSPGYGFTAIIVVFVGRLHPVGIVLASLLMALLYLGGEAVQTSMQLPQALSGVFQGLLLFCLLGADLFVNYRVRRRTLAA; via the coding sequence ATGATTCTTCCGTATCGACTCGAAGCACGCACGACGCCGTCGCGCACGATGCAGCTTGCCGTGCCGCTGATCGCCGCGTTGCTCACGCTCGCGATCGGCTTCCTGATCTTCAGCCTGGTCGGCCGTGATCCGCTCGAAGCCATGCACGCGTTTTTCATCGAACCGCTCTCCAGTGTGAACGGCTGGTCCGAACTGCTGCTGAAGGCGTCGCCGTTGTGCCTGATTGGCCTTGGCCTCGCGATCGGTTATCGCGCCAACGTCTGGAACATCGGCGCTGAAGGGCAGATGCTGCTCGGCGGCATCGCCGCCAGCGGCGTCGCGATCTATTTCGATCAGGCCACCGGCTGGTGGATTCTGCCGACCATGATGATCGCCGGCGTGCTTGGCGGTATGGCGTGGGCCGCGATCCCTGCACTGCTGAAAAGCCGCTTCAATACCAACGAGATTCTCGTCAGCCTGATGCTCACGTATGTGGCCACGCAGTTGCTGATCTATCTGGTGAGCGGCCCGTGGCGCGATCCGCAGGGCATGAACTTCCCGCTCTCGGAGATGTTCAGCGGCGACGCGCTCTATCCGACCTTTGCCGGCGACTGGCACTGGAAATGGCTGCACGGCACGCGTCTGAACGCATCGGTGTTCGTCACACTGATCGCGATTCCGTGCGTGTGGCTGTTCATGCGCAAGAGCTTTGCAGGCTACCGGATGAACGTCGGCGGTCTGGCGCCGCTCGCCGCGCGCTACGCCGGTTTCTCCGACAAGAAAACCATCTGGACGTCGCTCCTGATCAGCGGCGGTCTGGCGGGCCTCGCCGGCATGGGCGAGATCGCCGGGCCGATCGGCCAGTTGCAGGCGACATGGTCGCCGGGCTACGGCTTCACCGCGATCATCGTTGTGTTCGTCGGACGATTGCATCCGGTCGGGATCGTGCTCGCGAGCCTTTTGATGGCGCTGCTGTACCTTGGCGGCGAAGCGGTGCAGACCTCGATGCAATTGCCGCAGGCGCTCTCCGGCGTGTTCCAGGGGCTGTTGCTGTTCTGCCTGCTGGGTGCTGACCTGTTCGTGAACTATCGCGTGCGCCGCCGAACGCTGGCCGCGTAA
- a CDS encoding nucleoside ABC transporter membrane protein, with protein MDIQQASALTSSAVTAAIPLMFAGAGELVTEKSGVLNLGVEGMMLMGAVTGYAVTAITGSPWLGVVAAIGAGLAMSLLFAFLTLTMLANQVATGLSLTIFGIGLSAYVGKPYTSAAVRATIDTWTIPGLSKIPVLGPALFSLTPLDYLAFLMFAVIWWFLYRTRAGLVLRSVGESPQVAHSVGFPVIGVRYGAVAFGGGMAGLAGGYYSIVNLHLWQEQLTSGRGWIALALVVFATWRPGRLLIGALLFGAVTGLQFYAQAIGVPVPTQFLAMLPYVATVVVLVLISRNPNTIRLNAPASLGKPFFSAG; from the coding sequence ATGGATATTCAACAAGCCAGCGCGCTCACCTCGAGCGCCGTCACCGCCGCGATCCCGCTGATGTTCGCGGGTGCAGGCGAACTCGTCACCGAGAAGTCGGGTGTGCTCAACCTCGGTGTCGAAGGCATGATGCTGATGGGCGCCGTGACCGGCTACGCCGTCACGGCCATTACCGGCAGCCCGTGGCTCGGCGTGGTCGCCGCGATCGGCGCGGGTCTCGCGATGTCGCTGCTGTTCGCGTTCCTCACGCTGACCATGCTCGCCAACCAGGTCGCCACCGGCTTGTCGCTGACGATCTTCGGCATTGGCCTGTCGGCCTATGTCGGCAAGCCGTACACGTCGGCAGCCGTGCGCGCCACGATCGACACGTGGACCATTCCGGGTCTCTCGAAGATTCCGGTGCTCGGCCCCGCGCTCTTCAGCCTCACGCCGCTCGACTACCTCGCGTTCCTGATGTTCGCGGTGATCTGGTGGTTCCTGTACCGCACGCGTGCGGGCCTCGTGCTGCGCTCGGTCGGCGAATCGCCGCAAGTGGCGCACTCGGTCGGCTTTCCGGTGATCGGCGTGCGTTACGGCGCCGTGGCCTTCGGTGGCGGCATGGCGGGTCTCGCAGGCGGTTATTACTCGATCGTCAACCTGCACTTGTGGCAGGAGCAACTCACGTCGGGCCGCGGCTGGATCGCGCTCGCACTGGTGGTGTTCGCGACGTGGCGCCCGGGCCGTCTCCTGATCGGCGCGCTGTTGTTCGGCGCCGTGACCGGCCTGCAGTTTTACGCTCAGGCCATCGGCGTGCCGGTGCCGACGCAGTTTCTGGCGATGCTGCCGTACGTCGCGACCGTCGTCGTGCTCGTGCTGATTTCGCGCAACCCGAACACGATTCGTCTGAATGCCCCGGCGTCGCTCGGCAAGCCGTTTTTCTCGGCGGGCTGA